A stretch of DNA from Basfia succiniciproducens:
ACGTTTATTTGCAGCGCTTGTCATCTATTCCTCCGACGACTTAAAATAAATTATGAATATTAGCTTAAAGCTTATTAAAAATACTAAGTTCTTAAAAAATTGGCGTTTATTTTACCATAAATCAGCAAGCGTTTTCCAAACGATCTACATTTTTTTAGGAAAAAACCTATTTTTAATAATTTTAAGGAAATGGTTAGAATTTGTTTATTAATTGAGCAAAAAAAATTGCAAGCCCGAAAGCTTGCAATCTCTGAATACAAACGAAAATATAAAATTAACGTTTTGAGAATTGTGGACGACGACGCGCTTTGCGAAGACCCACTTTTTTACGTTCAACACGACGTGCGTCACGAGTAACAAAGCCCGCTGCACGTAATACCGGACGTAAAGATTCATCGTATTCCATTAATGCACGAGTGATACCGTGACGGATTGCACCCGCTTGACCTGAAATACCGCCACCCTTAACTGTGATGTAAAGGTCTAGTTTTTCAGTCATC
This window harbors:
- the rpsI gene encoding 30S ribosomal protein S9, which translates into the protein MTAANQNYGTGRRKSSSARVFIKPGSGKITINQRELDVYFGRETSRMIVRQPLELVEMTEKLDLYITVKGGGISGQAGAIRHGITRALMEYDESLRPVLRAAGFVTRDARRVERKKVGLRKARRRPQFSKR